From the Pungitius pungitius chromosome 6, fPunPun2.1, whole genome shotgun sequence genome, one window contains:
- the cpt1ab gene encoding carnitine O-palmitoyltransferase 1, liver isoform isoform X2: protein MAEAHQAVAFQFTVSPDGIDLQLCHEALRQIYLSGLHSWKKRFIRFKNGVMTGVYPGSPGGFMVVVVSYMSYNRYQQLDPSMGLIAKLGQHMPISRYMSTDSQKIVGGVLVGTGLWVSIIMVMRSVLKSLLSWHGWMHTSHGSVSWSTRLWMLLVKVFSGRKPMLYSFQNSLPRLPVPTIKDTCRRYLESVRPLMDDERYERMEGLTKDFEKNLGPRLQWYLKLKSWWASNYVSDWWEEYIYLRGRGPIMVNSNYYAMDFLYVFPTSIQAARAGNAIHAIMLYRRKLDRAQIKPLMLLHTIPMCSAQYESMFNSSRVPGVDTDILQHVNDSKHIAVYHKGRFFKVWMFYDGRLLLPREIEQQMARILADNTEPLPGEEKLSALTAGDRTPWANARETYFSRGRNKQSLDAIEKAAFCVTLDDTEQSFEKDNPVQSLVSYAKSLLHGKCYDRWFDKSFNLIVFKNGTMGLNAEHSWADAPIIGHLWEHVLSMDPVKLGYTEEGHCHGEPHPNLPGPQKLLWDIPAECQEVIQSSLNVARTLAEDVDSHIIPFSDFGKGLIKKCRISPDAFIQIALQLAHYRDKKKFCLTYEASMTRLFREGRTETVRSCTSETCAFVRAMIKEETRDECLRLLKLAAEKHQNLYRLAMTGEGIDRHLFCLYVVSKYLGEDSPFLKEVLSDPWRLSTSQTPLQQVELFDLVRHPEYVSAGGGFGPVADDGYGVSYIILGENLINFHISSKHSSPETDSHRFGGNIRQAMLDMKALFQPEKKTK from the exons ATGGCAGAAGCTCACCAGGCGGTGGCCTTTCAGTTCACCGTCTCCCCCGATGGCATCGACCTCCAGCTGTGCCACGAGGCGCTGCGCCAGATCTACCTCTCTGGCCTCCACTCGTGGAAGAAAAGGTTCATTCGCTTCAAG AATGGGGTGATGACTGGTGTGTACCCAGGCAGCCCGGGTGGGTTCATGGTAGTGGTTGTGTCCTACATGTCCTACAATAGGTATCAACAGCTGGATCCCTCTATGGGCTTGATTGCCAAGCTGGGTCAACACATGCCCATCAG TCGATACATGTCCACGGACAGCCAGAAGATAGTCGGAGGCGTTCTGGTGGGCACGGGCCTGTGGGTCTCCATAATCATGGTTATGAGGAGTGTCCTAAAGTCCCTGTTGTCGTGGCATGGCTGGATGCACACAAGCCACGGCTCTGTGTCCTGGTCCACCCGTCTGTGGATG TTATTAGTGAAGGTCTTCTCTGGCAGGAAGCCAATGCTCTACAGTTTCCAGAATTCCCTGCCGCGACTTCCTGTTCCCACTATCAAGGACACCTGCAGAAGG TACCTGGAGTCAGTGCGTCCACTGATGGACGATGAGCGGTACGAGCGGATGGAGGGCTTGACCAAAGACTTTGAGAAGAATCTGGGACCCAGACTGCAGTGGTACCTCAAACTCAAGTCCTGGTGGGCCTCCAACTAC GTCAGCGATTGGTGGGAAGAGTACATTTACCTTCGCGGCCGTGGGCCCATCATGGTCAACAGCAACTATTATGCCATG GATTTCCTGTACGTGTTCCCCACCTCTATCCAGGCGGCCCGAGCGGGTAACGCCATCCATGCCATCATGCTCTACAGGAGAAAACTGGACAGAGCCCAGATCAAACCA CTCATGCTCCTACACACTATTCCCATGTGCTCAGCCCAATACGAGTCTATGTTCAACAGCAGTCGTGTCCCAGGTGTAGACACAG ACATCCTCCAGCACGTGAACGACAGCAAACACATCGCCGTGTACCACAAGGGCCGTTTCTTCAAGGTGTGGATGTTTTACGACGGGCGGTTGCTGTTGCCACGAGAGATCGAGCAGCAGATGGCCAGGATCTTGGCCGACAACACTGAGCCATTGCCGGGAGAGGAGAAACTCTCTGCACTCACAGCAGGGGACAG GACCCCATGGGCCAACGCCAGAGAAACCTACTTCAGCCGTGGTAGGAACAAGCAATCTCTGGACGCCATCGAGAAGGCGGCCTTTTGTGTCACCCTGGATGACACCGAGCAGAGTTTTGAAAAGGACAACCCGGTCCAGTCTCTGGTCAGCTACGCAAAGTCCCTCCTCCACGGAAAGTGCTACGACAG aTGGTTCGATAAATCCTTTAACCTGATCGTTTTTAAGAACGGCACCATGGGGCTGAATGCGGAGCATTCCTGGGCGGATGCTCCAATCATCGGACATCTCTGGGAG CATGTTCTCTCCATGGACCCCGTTAAGTTGGGATACACCGAGGAGGGTCACTGCCACGGGGAGCCCCATCCCAACCTGCCAGGTCCTCAGAAGCTGTTGTGGGACATCCCTGCTGAG TGCCAGGAGGTCATCCAGAGCTCTCTGAACGTCGCCAGGACTCTGGCTGAAGATGTGGACTCTCACATCATCCCCTTCAGCGACTTTGGCAAAGGTCTGATAAAGAAGTGCCGCATCAGTCCGGATGCCTTCATCCAGATCGCCCTGCAGCTGGCCCACTACAGG GACAAGAAGAAGTTCTGCCTGACCTACGAGGCCTCCATGACGCGCCTGTTCCGCGAGGGCCGGACAGAGACCGTGCGCTCCTGCACGTCAGAGACGTGTGCCTTTGTCCGCGCCATGATCAAAGAAGAGACC AGAGACGAGTGTCTCAGATTGCTCAAACTGGCCGCGGAGAAGCACCAAAACCTGTACCGCCTGGCAATGACCGGAGAGGGCATCGATCGCCACCTTTTCTGCCTCTACGTGGTGTCCAAATACCTCGGCGAAGACTCTCCCTTCCTCAAGGAG GTCCTTTCTGACCCGTGGCGGCTGTCCACCAGTCAGACGCCCCTGCAGCAAGTGGAACTGTTCGATCTGGTCCGACACCCCGAGTATGTGTCCGCAGGAGGAGGATTCGGTCCA GTGGCTGATGATGGTTATGGCGTCTCTTACATCATCCTTGGGGAGAACCTAATCAACTTCCACATCTCCAGCAAACACTCAAGCCCCGAAACT GACTCTCACCGCTTCGGGGGCAACATCCGACAGGCCATGCTCGACATGAAGGCTCTCTTCCAGCCTGAAAAGAAAACCAAGTGA
- the cpt1ab gene encoding carnitine O-palmitoyltransferase 1, liver isoform isoform X1 has product MAEAHQAVAFQFTVSPDGIDLQLCHEALRQIYLSGLHSWKKRFIRFKNGVMTGVYPGSPGGFMVVVVSYMSYNRYQQLDPSMGLIAKLGQHMPISRYMSTDSQKIVGGVLVGTGLWVSIIMVMRSVLKSLLSWHGWMHTSHGSVSWSTRLWMLLVKVFSGRKPMLYSFQNSLPRLPVPTIKDTCRRYLESVRPLMDDERYERMEGLTKDFEKNLGPRLQWYLKLKSWWASNYVSDWWEEYIYLRGRGPIMVNSNYYAMDFLYVFPTSIQAARAGNAIHAIMLYRRKLDRAQIKPIYLLANKVPLCSAQWEPMFNTTRLPGSETDILQHVNDSKHIAVYHKGRFFKVWMFYDGRLLLPREIEQQMARILADNTEPLPGEEKLSALTAGDRTPWANARETYFSRGRNKQSLDAIEKAAFCVTLDDTEQSFEKDNPVQSLVSYAKSLLHGKCYDRWFDKSFNLIVFKNGTMGLNAEHSWADAPIIGHLWEHVLSMDPVKLGYTEEGHCHGEPHPNLPGPQKLLWDIPAECQEVIQSSLNVARTLAEDVDSHIIPFSDFGKGLIKKCRISPDAFIQIALQLAHYRDKKKFCLTYEASMTRLFREGRTETVRSCTSETCAFVRAMIKEETRDECLRLLKLAAEKHQNLYRLAMTGEGIDRHLFCLYVVSKYLGEDSPFLKEVLSDPWRLSTSQTPLQQVELFDLVRHPEYVSAGGGFGPVADDGYGVSYIILGENLINFHISSKHSSPETDSHRFGGNIRQAMLDMKALFQPEKKTK; this is encoded by the exons ATGGCAGAAGCTCACCAGGCGGTGGCCTTTCAGTTCACCGTCTCCCCCGATGGCATCGACCTCCAGCTGTGCCACGAGGCGCTGCGCCAGATCTACCTCTCTGGCCTCCACTCGTGGAAGAAAAGGTTCATTCGCTTCAAG AATGGGGTGATGACTGGTGTGTACCCAGGCAGCCCGGGTGGGTTCATGGTAGTGGTTGTGTCCTACATGTCCTACAATAGGTATCAACAGCTGGATCCCTCTATGGGCTTGATTGCCAAGCTGGGTCAACACATGCCCATCAG TCGATACATGTCCACGGACAGCCAGAAGATAGTCGGAGGCGTTCTGGTGGGCACGGGCCTGTGGGTCTCCATAATCATGGTTATGAGGAGTGTCCTAAAGTCCCTGTTGTCGTGGCATGGCTGGATGCACACAAGCCACGGCTCTGTGTCCTGGTCCACCCGTCTGTGGATG TTATTAGTGAAGGTCTTCTCTGGCAGGAAGCCAATGCTCTACAGTTTCCAGAATTCCCTGCCGCGACTTCCTGTTCCCACTATCAAGGACACCTGCAGAAGG TACCTGGAGTCAGTGCGTCCACTGATGGACGATGAGCGGTACGAGCGGATGGAGGGCTTGACCAAAGACTTTGAGAAGAATCTGGGACCCAGACTGCAGTGGTACCTCAAACTCAAGTCCTGGTGGGCCTCCAACTAC GTCAGCGATTGGTGGGAAGAGTACATTTACCTTCGCGGCCGTGGGCCCATCATGGTCAACAGCAACTATTATGCCATG GATTTCCTGTACGTGTTCCCCACCTCTATCCAGGCGGCCCGAGCGGGTAACGCCATCCATGCCATCATGCTCTACAGGAGAAAACTGGACAGAGCCCAGATCAAACCA ATTTACTTGCTGGCGAACAAGGTTCCTCTGTGTTCGGCTCAGTGGGAGCCGATGTTTAACACCACCCGCCTTCCTGGTTCGGAGACAG ACATCCTCCAGCACGTGAACGACAGCAAACACATCGCCGTGTACCACAAGGGCCGTTTCTTCAAGGTGTGGATGTTTTACGACGGGCGGTTGCTGTTGCCACGAGAGATCGAGCAGCAGATGGCCAGGATCTTGGCCGACAACACTGAGCCATTGCCGGGAGAGGAGAAACTCTCTGCACTCACAGCAGGGGACAG GACCCCATGGGCCAACGCCAGAGAAACCTACTTCAGCCGTGGTAGGAACAAGCAATCTCTGGACGCCATCGAGAAGGCGGCCTTTTGTGTCACCCTGGATGACACCGAGCAGAGTTTTGAAAAGGACAACCCGGTCCAGTCTCTGGTCAGCTACGCAAAGTCCCTCCTCCACGGAAAGTGCTACGACAG aTGGTTCGATAAATCCTTTAACCTGATCGTTTTTAAGAACGGCACCATGGGGCTGAATGCGGAGCATTCCTGGGCGGATGCTCCAATCATCGGACATCTCTGGGAG CATGTTCTCTCCATGGACCCCGTTAAGTTGGGATACACCGAGGAGGGTCACTGCCACGGGGAGCCCCATCCCAACCTGCCAGGTCCTCAGAAGCTGTTGTGGGACATCCCTGCTGAG TGCCAGGAGGTCATCCAGAGCTCTCTGAACGTCGCCAGGACTCTGGCTGAAGATGTGGACTCTCACATCATCCCCTTCAGCGACTTTGGCAAAGGTCTGATAAAGAAGTGCCGCATCAGTCCGGATGCCTTCATCCAGATCGCCCTGCAGCTGGCCCACTACAGG GACAAGAAGAAGTTCTGCCTGACCTACGAGGCCTCCATGACGCGCCTGTTCCGCGAGGGCCGGACAGAGACCGTGCGCTCCTGCACGTCAGAGACGTGTGCCTTTGTCCGCGCCATGATCAAAGAAGAGACC AGAGACGAGTGTCTCAGATTGCTCAAACTGGCCGCGGAGAAGCACCAAAACCTGTACCGCCTGGCAATGACCGGAGAGGGCATCGATCGCCACCTTTTCTGCCTCTACGTGGTGTCCAAATACCTCGGCGAAGACTCTCCCTTCCTCAAGGAG GTCCTTTCTGACCCGTGGCGGCTGTCCACCAGTCAGACGCCCCTGCAGCAAGTGGAACTGTTCGATCTGGTCCGACACCCCGAGTATGTGTCCGCAGGAGGAGGATTCGGTCCA GTGGCTGATGATGGTTATGGCGTCTCTTACATCATCCTTGGGGAGAACCTAATCAACTTCCACATCTCCAGCAAACACTCAAGCCCCGAAACT GACTCTCACCGCTTCGGGGGCAACATCCGACAGGCCATGCTCGACATGAAGGCTCTCTTCCAGCCTGAAAAGAAAACCAAGTGA